From Pedobacter indicus, a single genomic window includes:
- a CDS encoding PorV/PorQ family protein, with the protein MTLSKLSIRNLVCLTLLFVSSGAVAQSLTSSPYSRYGLGELSGEYLPQLRGMGGISTGIRSLGSYYNINSENPASYSGIRLMAIDIGVYGNFSSQERDNIKQSNKDFSLGYLTFAVPVSQKSALSFGFKPYSSVGYRFSAPGQIDTMNINTVYSGEGGLTKAYFGYGQQIGKNFSIGANAGYIFGKLENNREAQYPLNSGALNSKIENSRAINGFSFDYGMQYFTDIGDDYGLVIGYSGNSGHSLRSKATESATRTFGNETNIEDNIALDTISYTEFARENIIMPLEHKVGFSFRKHNAWLIGGDFHYGKWSDFQEGEVPGNFEDRFGFAIGGSLTPDYTSNRYFSLVDYRLGFRYDKTQLRMNDQDIKDMALTVGLGLPLPSNRQSTFYKINLSAEFGQRGTLSNNLVKENYITLRLGFTLNDRWFQRYKYD; encoded by the coding sequence AATACCTTCCTCAATTACGAGGTATGGGTGGCATCTCTACTGGTATACGCAGCTTGGGTTCTTATTATAATATTAATTCTGAAAATCCAGCTTCTTATTCAGGAATCCGACTAATGGCGATCGATATCGGTGTTTACGGCAATTTCTCATCACAAGAGCGTGATAATATCAAACAAAGCAATAAGGATTTTTCTTTGGGCTATCTGACTTTTGCCGTTCCTGTATCTCAAAAATCCGCACTTAGCTTTGGCTTTAAGCCTTACTCTAGCGTTGGTTATAGATTTTCGGCTCCAGGACAAATAGACACGATGAATATCAACACGGTCTATTCTGGTGAAGGGGGGCTCACGAAAGCTTACTTTGGATATGGCCAACAAATTGGGAAAAACTTTAGCATTGGTGCTAATGCAGGATATATATTTGGTAAGCTTGAAAATAACAGGGAAGCACAATATCCATTAAATTCGGGAGCACTTAACTCCAAAATTGAAAATAGTAGAGCGATAAATGGTTTTTCATTTGATTACGGTATGCAATATTTTACCGACATAGGAGATGATTATGGCTTGGTAATCGGATATTCAGGGAATTCTGGGCACTCTCTACGCTCTAAGGCAACTGAATCGGCTACCCGGACCTTCGGCAATGAAACCAATATCGAAGATAATATTGCTCTTGATACGATCAGTTATACGGAATTTGCTCGCGAAAATATTATTATGCCGCTTGAACACAAAGTGGGGTTTAGTTTCAGAAAGCATAACGCATGGCTTATTGGAGGTGACTTCCATTATGGAAAATGGTCCGACTTCCAAGAGGGTGAGGTGCCGGGCAATTTCGAGGATCGATTCGGATTTGCTATCGGAGGTAGTTTAACTCCGGATTATACTTCGAATAGATACTTCAGCTTGGTTGATTATCGATTAGGGTTTCGTTACGATAAAACTCAACTTCGAATGAATGACCAAGATATCAAAGATATGGCTTTGACGGTTGGGCTAGGATTACCTCTTCCATCAAATCGACAAAGTACATTCTATAAAATCAACTTATCTGCAGAGTTTGGCCAACGGGGAACCCTGAGCAATAACTTGGTGAAAGAAAACTACATCACCCTGCGCCTTGGATTTACCTTAAACGACCGTTGGTTCCAACGCTACAAGTATGACTAA
- the lptC gene encoding LPS export ABC transporter periplasmic protein LptC has translation MDCRYLYIVSFLLLSLISCENDLKEVERVSQSITEDPVDVSHGVKVIYSDSAIVKAQLTTPKMLHHKTENPFYEFPEGGLLILYDSTRTETQRVRSDYAIQHVNTGITELRKNVVATRADGMTLKSEELIWDENERRFYSNLPVTITVNDQVSYGTSFWAKEDFSYYEISSQTGDFRFNSDDRF, from the coding sequence ATGGATTGCCGATACCTCTATATCGTATCCTTTTTATTGCTCTCTCTTATCAGTTGCGAGAACGATCTTAAGGAAGTTGAGCGGGTTTCTCAAAGTATAACCGAAGATCCTGTTGATGTATCGCACGGCGTTAAAGTGATCTATAGCGACTCTGCAATAGTAAAAGCACAATTAACAACCCCAAAAATGTTACATCATAAAACGGAAAACCCGTTTTATGAATTTCCCGAAGGGGGGTTACTGATTCTCTATGATTCGACACGGACAGAAACCCAGCGGGTACGTTCCGACTACGCGATCCAACATGTTAACACAGGTATTACGGAATTAAGAAAAAATGTTGTAGCAACACGGGCAGATGGAATGACTTTGAAATCTGAAGAGCTTATATGGGATGAGAATGAACGCCGCTTCTATTCGAACCTACCAGTTACGATCACTGTGAACGACCAGGTTTCGTACGGCACTTCTTTCTGGGCAAAAGAAGATTTCTCGTACTATGAAATCTCTTCGCAAACAGGTGATTTTCGATTTAACAGCGACGACCGGTTCTAA